Proteins encoded within one genomic window of Haematobia irritans isolate KBUSLIRL chromosome 5, ASM5000362v1, whole genome shotgun sequence:
- the LOC142241478 gene encoding uncharacterized protein LOC142241478, with translation MDSDYNLTALPPMMNVDGNGQLLMPLPNGSEPPPSYQQLPTEDHHHELQPLTPTTTSAIMPSMVQTLQSYESNVTDISNSSVAHMTSDYSTTDHNQHHHSLGSFFGENPHLEVLAGNYSQSEELLHSEPTPMPEEPQCQPSELIPTPMQKDLQCQPSELLHSEPTPMQEELHSLQASEGDGHIDKTNTDVVEPKAITEEKITEKESCENPTEEDKASIEVEAIATEETSKDKTPPALLSNDPENKIPPSNENDDQTNDKEPTENEAEDGDVDAENELEEEEVEEVEEEEEEEIVGEVEEIVADVETNEDEDGEAIIPDDGLPLDVNRPVPDEDVEEKPEINTEDPDADMPNKDKDETSQNDNEDNDKTSSDTEQPTVSTRRRRAEEEVDENQCRVCCTKDDLVTLFKKIEGQTVADMLMIICPSVHIAIKDFLPQFICNICLDNVLKAIQLKHQCETTEKELRKKLSRHKNKIRRPAGYVVIDAPLDSDPATDDEANNDEEFKVSDIGSASPSEDSVSSDSSDSKKKKTRGRKRRKSASKTKSKSGKSGNASSDDDDGDPIGNHKRKRSSNSSPETYACDECDHVFMRKQSLILHKKVHSSDREPIVCKLCGKVFKIKGAYRTHMEKHRDEKSVNKCQKCSKSFTSKGDLKRHFSEAHNRSGVLVACPKCKRTFVSISRLQSHRSRCEGGDSSKHKSSKEIASYGTGQDLFKTVAPLTTTYWSDSYSD, from the exons atggaCTCTGATTATAATCTAACCGCTCTTCCACCCATGATGAATGTGGATGGTAATGGTCAATTATTAATGCCATTACCAAATGGTAGTGAACCGCCACCTTCTTATCAACAACTTCCTACAGAAGATCATCATCATGAATTACAACCACTCACACCAACAACCACTAGTGCAATTATGCCCAGCATGGTTCAAACCCTGCAATCATATGAAAGCAATGTCACGGACATTAGTAATTCATCAGTGGCCCACATGACATCTGATTACAGCACAACAGATCATAATCAACATCATCATTCTTTGGGTAGTTTCTTTGGAGAG AATCCGCATCTGGAAGTACTCGCTGGTAATTATAGTCAGTCAGAGGAATTATTACATAGCGAGCCAACACCTATGCCAGAGGAACCGCAATGCCAGccatcggaattaataccaactcCTATGCAAAAGGACCTACAATGCCAGCCGTCGGAATTATTGCACAGCGAGCCAACTCCTATGCAAGAAGAACTTCATAGCCTCCAGGCTTCTGAAGGTGATGGTCACATTGATAAGACCAATACTGATGTTGTTGAACCTAAAGCTATTACAGAAGAGAAGATTACTGAAAAAGAAAGCTGTGAAAATCCCACCGAAGAAGACAAGGCGTCTATAGAAGTCGAGGCAATAGCCACAGAAGAAACTTCCAAAGATAAAACTCCTCCTGCATTGCTATCAAATGATcctgaaaataaaattcctcCCAGTAATGAAAATGACGATCAAACTAACGACAAAGAACCCACGGAAAATGAAGCAGAAGATGGTGATGTGGATGCCGAAAACGAATTAGAGGAAGAGGAGGTGGAAGAAGTTGAAGAAGAAGAGGAAGAGGAAATTGTAGGAGAAGTAGAGGAAATCGTTGCTGATGTCGAAACCAACGAGGATGAAGATGGTGAAGCTATTATACCCGATGATGGTTTGCCTCTGGACGTTAATCGTCCAGTGCCCGATGAAGATGTTGAAGAGAAACCTGAAATAAATACCGAAGATCCCGATGCGGATATGCCAAACAAAGACAAAGATGAGACATCACAAAATGATAACGAGGACAATGATAAAACATCCTCCGATACGGAACAACCCACAGTTTCGACCAGACGACGTAGGGCCGAAGAAGAGGTTGATGAGAATCAATGTCGTGTCTGTTGCACAAAAGATGACTTGGTAACCCTATTCAAAAAAATCGAAGGCCAAACTGTGGCCGATATGCTAATGATCATTTGTCCCTCGGTGCATATAGCCATTAAAGATTTTCTGCCCCAATTCATAtgcaatatatgtttggataaTGTCCTCAAGGCCATACAACTCAAACATCAGTGCGAAACAACAGAGAAAGAGTTGAGGAAAAAGCTGTCAcggcataaaaataaaatacgacGACCAGCCGGATATGTTGTGATTGATGCTCCCCTCGATTCAGATCCAGCCACCGATGATGAAGCCAACAACGATGAAGAGTTTAAGGTTTCGGACATTGGTAGTGCATCGCCCAGTGAAGATTCTGTCTCTTCGGATTCCAGTGACAgtaaaaagaagaaaacaagAGGGCGCAAGAGACGTAAATCTGCATCCAAAACAAAATCCAAGAGTGGCAAATCGGGCAACGCATCctccgatgatgatgatggggaCCCCATAGGTAATCATAAACGTAAACGTTCTTCTAACTCCTCGCCCGAAACATATGCCTGCGACGAATGTGACCATGTCTTTATGCGCAAACAATCGCTcattttgcacaaaaaggtTCATTCCAGTGATCGCGAACCCATAGTGTGTAAACTGTGTGGCAAGGTATTTAAGATCAAAGGAGCCTATCGTACCCACATGGAAAAACATCGTGATgagaaatcggttaataaatgccaAAAATGTTCCAAATCTTTTACCAGCAAAGGCGATTTGAAACGGCACTTTTCTGAGGCCCACAATAGATCGGGTGTGTTGGTGGCATGTCCGAAATGTAAGCGCACGTTTGTCTCTATCAGCCGTTTACAAAGTCATAGAAGTCGCTGCGAAGGCGGTGATAGCAGTAAACACAAATCATCAAAGGAAATTGCCAGTTATGGTACTGGTCAAGATTTATTCAAAACTGTGGCACCTCTTACTACAACCTACTGGAGTGATAGTTACTCGGATTAG